One window of Magallana gigas chromosome 2, xbMagGiga1.1, whole genome shotgun sequence genomic DNA carries:
- the LOC105328423 gene encoding complement C1q tumor necrosis factor-related protein 3 translates to MLLIALCLTLCLIPDTTCLLDLNSQQPPTTQSTSFLNQLLLQEQQLRIELQKQITGIQSQIQDLRQHVVSCEQDNRNLQSKYAELSTNLSISANNVVQVAFFVRLRDKITNHHMSTIMVFDDVQLNTGNAYDPHVGTFTAPVEGVYKFDLVLSSNVENGHGEMMHNGVKILDVYADKVNQSFYGRGSGSIIVRMAKGDKVWIQHIDVGNTVINGGIETAFSGHLLFAA, encoded by the exons ATGCTATTGATAGCATTGTGTTTGACTTTGTGTCTTATTCCAGACACAACTTGTCTTTTGGATCTAAATTCCCAGCAGCCGCCCACTACACAATCAACGTCATTCCTTAACCAACTTCTTCTCCAAGAACAGCAACTCCGCATAGAACTGCAAAAACAGATCACCGGAATTCAATCCCAAATACAAG atcTGAGACAGCATGTTGTCAGTTGTGAGCAAGACAATAGAAACCTCCAATCCAAGTATGCTGAGCTTAGCACCAACCTTTCGATCAGTG CAAACAACGTTGTACAAGTGGCCTTCTTTGTAAGACTCCGCGACAAAATAACCAACCACCATATGTCCACCATCATGGTTTTCGACGACGTCCAGTTGAACACAGGAAACGCTTACGACCCTCACGTCGGGACGTTCACCGCTCCAGTAGAGGGGGTTTACAAATTCGACCTTGTCCTTTCCTCTAATGTGGAAAACGGTCACGGAGAGATGATGCACAATGGCGTCAAGATATTGGATGTATACGCGGATAAGGTCAACCAGTCCTTTTATGGTCGCGGAAGCGGAAGTATCATAGTGCGAATGGCAAAGGGTGATAAAGTATGGATCCAACATATTGATGTTGGAAACACTGTTATCAATGGGGGTATAGAAACTGCATTTTCCGGACATCTTTTGTTTGCAGCTTGa